The DNA region CATGGCAATGGATGGCCTGAGGCCCGTGCCTGAGATCCAGTTTCTGGATTTTATATACACTGCAATGGATCAAATAGTGAGCCAGATGGCAAAGATAAGGTACAGAACAAATGGCGATTACACCCTGCCAATGGTTCTTAGAACACCATATGGCGGTGGCGTTTCAGGCGGGCCTTATCATTCACAGAGCAGCGAGGCATACTTTGCACATACTGCAGGTCTTGTTGTTGTCACGCCATCAAATCCATACGATGCAAAGGGCCTTTTAATATCTGCAATAGAAAGCAATGATCCTGTTATGTTTTTGGAGCCCAAGAGGATTTACTATTCAATAAAGAACGATGTGCCTGACAATTATTATAAGGTTGATATAGGAAGGGCCAAAAGGATCCTTGAGGGTGATGATGTTACCTTAATAACATATGGCCCGATGGTTCCACTGGTAAAATCTGTTGTTCAGAAAAACAATGTAAATGCCGATGTCATAGATCTAATAACATTAAATCCATTTGATGTGAATTCTATAATAAACTCTGTTAAGAGAACGGGCCGCGCGGTAATTGTCCATGAGGCGCCAAAGATGTTTGGTGCCGGTGCTGAAATAGCAGCAACAATAGCTGAAAAGGCCATAGATTACCTTCAGGCACCTATTTTAAGGGTTACAGGCATGGACATACCTGTTCCTTTTATACTTGAGGATTACTATGTTCCAAATGAGAAGAGAATTATGAATGCTATAAATAAGGTTATAAATTATTAGGTGAGATTGATGTACACGTTGAAGGTTCCACCAATAGGAGAGGGCGTCAGTGAGGGCGAGATAGTAAAATGGAATGTAAAGGAGGGCGACACAATAGAAAAGGATCAGGAGATCGTTGAGATAATGACTGATAAGATAACAATAAAGATTCCATCCCCGGTCAGCGGAAAGGTATTAAAATTGATTGAGCCAGAGGGAAAAACCGTCAAGGTCGGTGACAGCATAGCAACAATAGATTCGCAGGAGGGCAATGAAGAAATTAACAATGAGAACAATGCCCAGGAATCAAAGGAAATTAAAATAGAAAACAAAAATTATGGGAGTAATGTAAAAAACGTTGAGCTGGTAAAGGCAACACCCGCTGTGAGGGCATACGCAAGGCAGAAGGGAATAGATCTTTCAAATGTAAGGCCGTCCAGACCTGATGGCAGGATAAGAAAAGAGGATATAGACAACTATATATCAATGAAGAATAAAACTGTTCAGGAAAATGTCGAGATACAAAACGATGAGGTATATAAACCATCAGGCATAAGAAAGATCATCTTCGACAAGATGACGAAATCAAAGCAGATCATACCACATTTTACAATAACAGATTTTATATCAACGGAGAATATTGAAAAGGCCATTGATTATTATTCAAAGAAGGGCTATGTTAGCTTTACATCATTCTTTGCAAAGGCATGCACAATAGCATTTAAGGAGTTCCCAAAGATGAATGCCTTATATAATGATGATGGCACATACACAATAAAGAAGAGGTATAATATTGGAATAGCCGTTGATTCTCCATATGGATTAACCGTTGTTGTTGTAAAGGACGTTGATAAGAAGAGCATCTTTGAGATATCAATGGAAATAAGGGAGCTCGCCGAAAAGGCAAGATCAAACAAACTCGAAATGGATGATGTTAGGGACTCGACGTTTTCAGTAACAAACATAGGGGCAATAGGCGGAATATATTCAACACCGATAATAAACTATCCTGAAGTCGCAATTCTTGCTGTTAACACAAGGACAAATGCATTTATAGATGGTTCAATGAGAAGCGGCGTCTATGTTACACTCGCCTGCGACCACAGATTAATAGATGGTGCCGAGGCTGCAAGGTTTATAAAAAAGATAAAGGAGATCATAGAGCAGCCAATGCTTTACATTGGTGATTAACATGGATTACGATGTCATTATCCTTGGGGCCGGTGCTGGTGGATATAAAGCTGCTGTTCATCTTCTAAAAAATAAAAAAAGAGTATTAATGATAGAAAAGGAGAAATTCGGCGGTGAGTGCCTTAACTACGGATGCATACCATCAAAGGCATTAATAGAGATGAGTGAGAGTATTTACTACCTGAAGAACATGCCGGGCATTTCAATGGAATATAAAATAGATATGAAGGCATGGCAGGACTGGAAGAATAGTATGGTTGCAAGGATAACTGGAAACGCAGAGAGGCAGTGCAAATCACTTGGTGCTGATATATTATATGGCTTTGGAACATTAAAGGATAAAAACACCGTTAATGTCAATGGAAAGGATTACACTGCGGAAAACATTATAATAGACACGGGATCATCGCCGGCAAGGATACCTGGAATAGACAATGTTTATTATAACAGGGAAATACTTGGCATTGATCATATACCGGAGAGCATTGCAATCATAGGCGGCGGTTACATAGGCGTTGAGATAGGAACGGCAATGGCAAAGCTTGGTTCAGATGTTTACATTATAGAGGCAAAGGAGAGAATACTTCCAGAGGTCAGCAGCGAGCTTTCAAATGCCGTTGATAAAAAATTAAGATCCATCGGCGTAAAAATAATGACGTCCAGCAAGGTAATCTCTGTATCAAAAGATAAATATTACACTGTGAAAACAGAGAACGATGAGATAAAATCTGAAATGGTTCTGATGTCTGTTGGAAGGATACCAAACACAAAAAATATAGGGCTTGAGAATCTTAAAATTGAAATGGATGGAAGATTTATAAAAACCGATGAGCATAGAAGGACAAATGTAAAAAATATATACGCGATAGGCGATGTCACAACAGGACCGATGCTGGCACATAAGGCATTTTATGATGCATACATTGCATCAGAGAATATTCTCGGCAATGACGTAATAATAGACTATAAAGCAATGCCATATGTGATATATACAGATCCTGAGATATCGTTCACAGGTAGTGTATCAAACAATTCAAAGAAGATTATGACATCGGCAGTTCCAAGGGCACTTACAATGAATGAGGGCGATGGCTTCTTCAGGATTTACTACAATGATGATGGAACAGTAACAGGAGCGGCCATCGCCGCGCCAAGATCATCAGAGATTATAACAGAGATAAGCCTTGCCGTTGAATCTTATTTAAATATAAATGATCTGCTGCTTACGATACATCCACATCCAACAATAGCCGAGGGGATACATGATGACTTCGAAAATTAATTATTATATTGATCTTAAAAGATTTGATTACAAAAAATGCCTTGACATACAGTACAGGCTTGTCTCAATGAGAAAGAACGATTTAATAGGTAATACAATAATTTTCGTTGAGCACGATCCTGTTTACACAATAGGCAGAAAGGCTGACCCAAGGAACTATTCAAACGTAAATGTTATAAGAACAGACCGCGGTGGTGATATAACATATCACGGCCCCGGCCAGCTGGTTTCTTACTTTATCTTTGATGTAAGAATAAATGGTAAAAAGGAGGTAAAAACCTTTCTTAATAATATAGAAAACGTCTACATAAATCTACTAAAGAATCTTGGATACAGTGCATCAACAGGTGATGAACCGGGCATCTGGATAGAAAAAAACGGTAAATTAAAAAAGGTTGCTTCCATAGGCATGGCCATAGATGATTATGTATCATATCATGGTGTTGCACTTAACATAAACAAGGAGGTTTTAAACGGATTTATAAAAATAAACCCATGCGGGCTCCCGCCGGCCGTTATGGATTACATAGATATTAAGAGAGATGATGCCATTGATTTAATAATAAAGGAGATTGAAAAAATATATGGTAAATTCAATAAAATAGAATATGAGGGCCTGATCTCATGATTCACGCCTTATGTCCCAGATTCTTTCATCTATACCAAGCCTTTTATTTGAAACCAGGGCATGCATGAAAAGCAGCGATGAAAGCCTGTTCAGGTATATTAATATGTATTTATTCACCTGTGTCTGCTTTGATAGATAAACTGCAATACGCTCGGAACGCCTTGCGACTGATCTTGCAACATGGAGCGTTGCTGCCTCCTGGCTTCCGCCTGGTATTACAAAAAGTTTTATCTTGCCTATTTCCCTGCGATAATCAAAAACCCTTGATTCAAGCCATTTAACACGATCCTCTGATATTGTCCTGTGTGTGCCCATGGCCGTTACATCCTCGCCAATCAAAAAGATATCGTTCTGTATAAGGTCAAGATCATTCTTTATATCATCCCATTTTGATGTTACAATGGCAAGACCTATGAATGAATTTAATTCATCCAGTGTACCCTGAAACTCAACAAGTGGGGAATCCTTTCCTATTCTTACCCTTAAACCGGTGTCTGTCTCTCCGGCATCACCACGCCTGGTAAACATATTTAACTAATGTAAAATATGATTTAATCTTTTGTATGCTTTACAGCAAAAGCATGAAAAAAATTATTGATTTCTTTTTATTGTTATTGGTATAACATTATTTTCAAATTCTATCATTGCTATATCTATTGGATCTATGATATCCGGGGAAATATCTATAATCACCGGTGCGCCCATTGCAATCTGCAGGGCCCTTGCTCCAATAATCCTCGCCTTTTCAAATTTCGTCAATATCATAAAAATCATGCAAACAAACCTATATTAAAAGGTTGTTAATAAAATTTTCTTATAGATTAAAGCACGATACTTGAACCATCCGGTGCATTTATTTTTAATGGTTTTCCGTTTTCTGTTATAATAAATCTTGAGTTATTGTATTCAAGAACCAGCTCGTTTTTATCAACAATGAATTTGTACCTTTTGATTTCATCCATTGATATTATATCACCATTGAAGTCAAAGCCATCTATTTTCATCCTGGAACCGTCATCTGCATTCACCTCTGGAATGATTATTCTTTCACCATGCTGTACTGCTATTATAATTGCCTCTGATTTTATGCCGCGTATCGTTGCAGGTTTTACATTCCTTATTAAAAGGATTCTCCTGCCCTGGAGATTCTCCGGTGTTAAATACTTTTTTATATTCGAAACAATGGTAATATCCCTGTCAGCATGAACGCCCAAAACGTATAGATTATCCGCATTTGGATGGTCATTTACATATTTTACGGTACCGGCCATGAGATCTATGTTTATCTTTTTGTCAGCAATTTCCAGCTTCTTAAATGGCGGTTCTCCCTTCAAAGGTCTGAAATCATCAAAACCCAACATATCATCAAATTTATAATTAACAGTTTTAAAACCAAGTGATGAAAGGATTTCAGATGAGGCGGATGGCACATATGGATAGAGCATTGCCGTTAAATACATAGAGATTTTAAGCGATGTAAAAAGCACCTGATTTAATCTCTCAGGGTCATTTATATTCCATGGGGCCTCGCTGTTGAAATAGTTATTTGCAAGCGTGACTGCCTCAAGCCAGATCTGAAGCCCGTTCTTTATTTTTATGTTTTTTATTGATTCAGAATATTCATCAAAAAATCTTTTGAATTCGTTTATAATTGAATCCGGTTCGCATTTTTTTATATTTATCTTCCTGTTTGATATAAAACCCAGAACCCTGTATATAAAATTGCCATATTTATCTATGAGTTCGCTGTTTACCCTGCTGACAAGCTCGTTTAATGAAAAGCTTGAATCCCCGGTTTCAGGCATTATCGAGGCCATATAGTATCTTAAATAATTCTTGTTTACCAATGAAAGGGCCTCGTTAACTGTGTATCCAATACCACGGCTTTTTGAAAACTGGGCACCCTCGAATCTTAAATATTCATTTGCAGGCACGTTGTATGGTAGATTATAATCTCCATGCGCAATGAGCATCGCAGGCCATATAATTGTATGAAACGGGATATTATCCTTGCCTATGAAATAATAAGATTTAACATTTTTATCAAGCCAGAATTTTTTCCAGTAATCATCATCTTTTATATTCTTTGAGTAAACCCTTGCACCTGTTATGTATCCTATAAGAGCCTCAAACCAGACATAGATCCTTTTGCCTTCAAAGCCATTTAATGGTATCGGAACTCCCCAGTCGATATCCCTTGTTATTGGCCTGGGCCTTAACCCCTCATTTATTATTGATCTTGTGAAGTTTATTACGTTTGGCTTCCAGTTCTCCCTTGTATTTAAATAATTCAGGAGCTCATCTGATAGCAGATCAAGCCTTAAAAAGAAGTGTTCTGTTGCAATAAACAGTGGCTCCTCATTGGATGATGTACACCTTGGATTTATAAGCTCTATTGGATCCAGTGTTCTTCCGCATTCATCGCACTGATCGCCACGTGCATCGTTAAAACCGCAGTATGGGCATGTGCCATGTATGTAGCGATCTGGCATAAACTTCCCTGTTGATTTGCAGTATGGAGATACCATGTATCTCTTTTCAAGATAATTTTTGTTTAAAAGATTAATGAAGAATTCATCAACGTCCTTTACATGCTCAGGATCTGTTGTCCTTGTAAATATGTCAAATACTATATCAAGATTTTTAAAGGTTTGCTCATGTTCTCTGTGGTAAATATCAGCCACATTCTGGGGCGATGTTTTATTCTTCTCGGCCGTTATTGTTATCGGGGTTCCATACTCATCACTGCCTGAAACAAATAAAACCTCGTTACCATTTAATCTATTAAACCTTACAAAGATATCTGCTGCCAGATATGCACCAGCAATATGACCAAGATGGAGTGGGCCATTTGCATAGGGCAATGCACAGTTTACAAGTATTCTTTCACTCATTGGCAAGGTATTATAAATATAAATTTAAAGTTTTAATACTGTTTTAATATTTCAGAGACTGCCAGTCTAACGCTTTGATCGCTGTCATATTTGTTCCTATAGCCTAATGACTCCATCTTTTCTATGGATAGCTCTGCATACTTTATATCACCCTTCCATCCACGGCCGTTGTATCCCCCGGTGTAATTATATCTAACGTTTTCAAGATTCATTGCGGATGTAACATAATCTGCTATGGTTTTTACAGATGTTGTTCCATGGTTTCCAAGATTAATTACATCAGTTTTTTGAATCCTTTCATGTATTAGCAGCATTGCATTTATGCAGTCTGAAACGTGTATGTATGATTTCCTCTGCGTTCCGTCTCCAAGTATTTCAAGCTCGTTTGGATTGTTTTTTAATTTCATTATAAAATCATGGATAACGCCATGTGTTGAATTTTTACCAACAACGTTTGCAAATCTAAACATTGAGGCCTTAATACCATAGTAATGCGAATATGCTGATATAAAAGCCTCATTGGCAAGCTTTGATGAGCCGTATGATGATATTGGCATGCATGGTCCGTAGCTTTCTGGTGTTGGCATTATTGATGCCTCACCATAAACCGTTGATGATGATGAAAAGATCATTTCATTAACATCGTATCTTCTCATGTATTCAAGTAAATTTTGGGTTAAAACAACGTTTTCATTGAAATCCAGCATCGGATCATTTGATCCGGATCTTACATCCGAGTTTGCGGCAAGGTGTATTATAATATCAAATTTATCCTTAATTTCATATTTTAGAAGATCATTATTAATAAAATGGAAGTTCTTATTATGAAGGAAATCCTTTATGTATTTAATATTGTCTGTAAAATCTATTACCGTTACATCATTGTCATTTACAAGCCTTTCAACCATGTTTGATCCTATAAAGCCCGCACCACCAGTTATTAATATCTTTTTTCCTTTCATGATTATGTTATTATAAACATTAAATAAATGTTGTTTATCTTATGCCAAATTTTGATGCAATATCGACAACATCCTTAACATAATCATGGAAGAACCTCAGTATATCACGTGATGTGATCACCCCAAGGAATTTGCCATTTTCTATAACCAGTAAACGCCTTATGCCGTTGATTGCCATGATGTCTGCTATCTTGTCCATTGGCGTCTTGGATGAGACCGAGATTAGATTTGTGCTCATTATCTCCTTTAATTTTATGCCTTCTGGATTTATGTTCCTTGCAAGCACCTTGTTTATCAGATCCCATTCGGTTATTATGCCCTCTGGCTTTCCATTTTTTCCTATTATTATATAGCCGTGGCGCTCATCTGACATTATTTTTGATGCGGTGAGGCAGTCAGTATCCGGATCGTATACCCTGTTGTCCCTATGCATTATATCCTCTGCGTAAAGTACCATAAGAATATATGCAATAAAAATAGATAAATTAATCTAAAATGATAATAATTGTGTCATATATAGTAATAATTATATCATATGTATTGATCTATAAATTGAAAATTCATTAATTTGTAATTAATTATAACAGATGTTGAATAAATAATTGTATTTAATATATTATGAAAAAAATTTTAATTATTTAAAACTTTGAAATAAATACATACAACAAAAATCTTTAAATATAGAGAATATTAAATTTTTGTTTTTATTCTTTTATTAATCGATATATTACAGTATATGAAATAAAACATAAATAAAATTAAAGATTAAGGTATTAAATAACTTTATATTTTAATATCAAATGTAAAAAGTTATAGAATTTATGAATTTTTTGTGAATAATCCTCATATTAATTGCACCTTGATTGATATAGTAATAAAAAAATCAAAAAACATGAAAAATTTAATATACAATTAATGCATAGATATAAACAATGACAAAGCTACTTGTATTAGGTGGAAGGTTTGCTGGATTAACAGCAGCGTACACGGCAAAGAGGCTTCTTGGAGACAAAATTGATGTAACACTGATAAACAATACACCATATGCGGCATTCAGACCCGGAATGCCACACGTATCAATAGGAGTTTTCAAGGCAGAGGATCTTTTGGTTGATCTTGGAACTGCATTGCCTGCAAAGGGTATAAAGTTCAAACAGGGAACTGTTACAAAGATAGATGCAAAGAAGAACAGGGTAGAGTACGATGATCCATCAGGGCACAAGCAAACAGAGGATTATGACTACCTTGTTGTTGGATTTGGTGCAAAGCTTGGCATAGAGCACATAAAGGGCTGGCATGAGTACGGAAACAGTGTCTGTGAGCCTGACTATGCAACAGCACTTCATGAGAAACTCGAGAAATTCCAGGGCGGAAACATTGCAATAGGTTCTGGTATATTCTACCAGGGAACGTTAACACCCAGGGGAACGTATCCAAAGAACTGGGCCGCACCGGCAGATTCAGCCTGCGAGGGGCCTGTATTTGAAATGTCATTAATGATTCCTGCATACCTTAAAAAGAGGGGCATACTGGACAAGACCCATATAACAATATTCTCACCAGGAGAGGAGATACTAACAGATATATCAAAGGAATCAAGGGGCGTTGTTAAATCGCTTTATTCAAGCCAGGGTTTCGACATGGTCTGGAATTTCAAGCTTGCAGAGGTAAGAAAGGACGAAATAGTAAGCGAGGACGGAAAGACCATAAAGGCAGATATAGCAATTATATTACCGCCATACGAACACAACGATGCTGTTACAAATTCAACACCGGATCTCTTTGATGATGGCGGATTCATACCAACAGATGCACACATGAGGTCAATAAAGTACGATAACATATACGCATGCGGAGATGCAAACCAGATGACGGTTCCAAAACTTGGATATCTTGCAGTACAGACATCAAGAATAGCCATGCAGGATCTTGCAAACAGACTTGGCGTTCCAACAAAGATAGATGAATACCATCCAGAGGTCGTTTGCATAGCAGACAACCCGCTTGAAGGATTTGCAATAGCAGTAAATGACACAACGTTCTACGGTGGCACAAAAGGCCTGGCGGTACCATCACCAACAAACCACATGAAGAAGGAGTTGTTTACCAAATACTTTATGTGGACGAATGGAGATATGGCACTTGACAAATATCTCGCAAGCTGGTGATGTGAAATGATGACAGAGGACGAGGCAATAGAGAAGCTGTTGACGCCTGACACAATGAACAGCATCAACAGGCTGATGGAAGTAGTGAAGAAGCTGGACAAGATGGGATTCCTTGATGTAATATCTGGAATCCTTGACGACGAGGAAACCCTAAAAATGATAATGGGCATTCTAACAAGCGATGAGGTCTTAATGCTGTTCACAAAGAAGGACTCACTGCTATCCATGCTTTCCATTATATCAGAAAAGAAGAATGTAAATGCACTGTCGAATCTCCTTGAAATGCTTGGAACATTGCAAAACAAGGGAATGCTTGATCCTGTCATGGGTATATTAAACGACGATGAGGCCCTTGGAACATTGATGGGACTACTATCAAATGATTTTACAATGAACTTTTTAATGAACTATAAAACAATACTTAATGCCCTTGGAACCCTGGATCTAAGCGTTGCACCGCACTATGTAAACTTCATAAAGGCCATTGAGAATGCAATAAAAACCGAGACCGTTACACCTGTTGGTGGCATGATGGGAACGCTGCATGCAATGAAGGACGAGGATACACAGAGGGGACTTGGAATAGTCTTTTCCATACTCAAAAGCCTCGGCAAAACATGCTTTTCAGATTTTAACTGCAATGCAGGAAATAAAAAATAAAAATATTTTTTTATCCACCTGAAAATACCTCTAAAAACAATAAATCATCTTCTGGTCTTACGTTTTCATCCTCTGTTGCAGGGCTTCCATTAAGTATAATTGCATATCTTTCTGCATCTATTTTATATTGTTTTATAATGTCATTTATTGTGAGCTCATGATCCATTTCTATTGTTTTATTTTCTGATCCTTTTATTCTAATCATATAGCTCCGGGCAGATTCGAACTGCCGTCGTCGGATCCAAAGTCCGAAATGCTTGTCCACTACACCACGGAGCTTTATTACTTTATTCCAAATTCATATTTTAAATTTTTTTATACATTAAGCCAGCAATCTTAATAATACAATAAGATGCCAAGTCCTGTAATCTTATAATTATGTTCACGAAGTTTAACCAACATAAAAAAATTTAAATTTTTATAAAATATATTAAAAAATGCTTGATAAATTATTTAAACCAAAAAGCATAGCCGTGGTTGGCGCATCAACAAACAAGGAAAAGATAGGAAATATTATATTAAGAAATATCATATCAACGTTCTCGGGTAAAATATATCCTGTAAACAATAAATCAGACAACGTTGAGGGCTATAAATCATACAAAAGCCTTAAGGATATAAATGAAACTGTTGACCTTGCAATAGTGGCCGTACCAAGGGATTCTGTTCCTGATGTTATTCAGGATGCAATAGATTCAGGGACCGGTGCGGCAATAATCATAACCTCCGGTTTTAAGGAAACGGATCAGCATGGTGCAGAGCTTGAGGAAAAGATAAAATCAATGGCATCAGGATCTGGCCTCAGGTTCCTTGGGCCAAACACAATAGGCATAATAACACCATCATTTAACGGAACGTTCGCATTTTCAGACAATATAAAAGGCGGTGCCGCACTTGTTGCGCAGAGCGGTGGTCTTGGTGTTTACATGCTCAACTGGGCCCAGAAAACAAGAACCGGAATAAGCTACTTTGTAAGCCTTGGAAACCAGACAGATATAAAGGAATCTGACATCTTTGAATTTCTGGCCAATGATGTTGAAACAAAGGCCATTTTTTCATACCTTGAAGGGGTATCAGATGGCGATGCATTTTTAAATACCGTTCCGGAGGTTACAAAGAAGAAGCCGCTGATATTCTTGAAGGGCGGTACCGGTAAATCAGGAACTGCTGCAATAAAAACACATACCGGCAGTGTTGCAGGCTCTGTCGATATTTTTAAGGCCGCTGTAAGGGCATGCGGCGGTATCTTTGTTGAATCGCTTGAGGATATGCTTAACATAGCAAAACTTGTTTCATCAAGCGAGAGTGTTTCAAGGGACATACTTGTAATAACAAACTCGGGCGGTCATGGTGTTTTGACAAGCGATGCAATAGAATCATATAATTTAAACGAGATCGAGATACCTGACAGAATAAAGGAAAATTTAAAGAAGGTGCTTCCTGATCAGAGTGTGCCAAGGAATCCTCTTGATCTGTCAGGTGATGCGGACTCTGAGAGATACAAAGGTGCAATAGAGCTTACAAAGGATCTTGACTGCACAAAACTTGTTATAGTTCAATCACTGCCCATGGTAAGCTGCACTGATGTTGCCAGGGCC from Picrophilus oshimae DSM 9789 includes:
- a CDS encoding dihydrolipoamide acetyltransferase family protein, yielding MYTLKVPPIGEGVSEGEIVKWNVKEGDTIEKDQEIVEIMTDKITIKIPSPVSGKVLKLIEPEGKTVKVGDSIATIDSQEGNEEINNENNAQESKEIKIENKNYGSNVKNVELVKATPAVRAYARQKGIDLSNVRPSRPDGRIRKEDIDNYISMKNKTVQENVEIQNDEVYKPSGIRKIIFDKMTKSKQIIPHFTITDFISTENIEKAIDYYSKKGYVSFTSFFAKACTIAFKEFPKMNALYNDDGTYTIKKRYNIGIAVDSPYGLTVVVVKDVDKKSIFEISMEIRELAEKARSNKLEMDDVRDSTFSVTNIGAIGGIYSTPIINYPEVAILAVNTRTNAFIDGSMRSGVYVTLACDHRLIDGAEAARFIKKIKEIIEQPMLYIGD
- a CDS encoding FAD-dependent oxidoreductase yields the protein MDYDVIILGAGAGGYKAAVHLLKNKKRVLMIEKEKFGGECLNYGCIPSKALIEMSESIYYLKNMPGISMEYKIDMKAWQDWKNSMVARITGNAERQCKSLGADILYGFGTLKDKNTVNVNGKDYTAENIIIDTGSSPARIPGIDNVYYNREILGIDHIPESIAIIGGGYIGVEIGTAMAKLGSDVYIIEAKERILPEVSSELSNAVDKKLRSIGVKIMTSSKVISVSKDKYYTVKTENDEIKSEMVLMSVGRIPNTKNIGLENLKIEMDGRFIKTDEHRRTNVKNIYAIGDVTTGPMLAHKAFYDAYIASENILGNDVIIDYKAMPYVIYTDPEISFTGSVSNNSKKIMTSAVPRALTMNEGDGFFRIYYNDDGTVTGAAIAAPRSSEIITEISLAVESYLNINDLLLTIHPHPTIAEGIHDDFEN
- a CDS encoding DNA-directed RNA polymerase subunit K — its product is MILTKFEKARIIGARALQIAMGAPVIIDISPDIIDPIDIAMIEFENNVIPITIKRNQ
- the metG gene encoding methionine--tRNA ligase yields the protein MSERILVNCALPYANGPLHLGHIAGAYLAADIFVRFNRLNGNEVLFVSGSDEYGTPITITAEKNKTSPQNVADIYHREHEQTFKNLDIVFDIFTRTTDPEHVKDVDEFFINLLNKNYLEKRYMVSPYCKSTGKFMPDRYIHGTCPYCGFNDARGDQCDECGRTLDPIELINPRCTSSNEEPLFIATEHFFLRLDLLSDELLNYLNTRENWKPNVINFTRSIINEGLRPRPITRDIDWGVPIPLNGFEGKRIYVWFEALIGYITGARVYSKNIKDDDYWKKFWLDKNVKSYYFIGKDNIPFHTIIWPAMLIAHGDYNLPYNVPANEYLRFEGAQFSKSRGIGYTVNEALSLVNKNYLRYYMASIMPETGDSSFSLNELVSRVNSELIDKYGNFIYRVLGFISNRKINIKKCEPDSIINEFKRFFDEYSESIKNIKIKNGLQIWLEAVTLANNYFNSEAPWNINDPERLNQVLFTSLKISMYLTAMLYPYVPSASSEILSSLGFKTVNYKFDDMLGFDDFRPLKGEPPFKKLEIADKKINIDLMAGTVKYVNDHPNADNLYVLGVHADRDITIVSNIKKYLTPENLQGRRILLIRNVKPATIRGIKSEAIIIAVQHGERIIIPEVNADDGSRMKIDGFDFNGDIISMDEIKRYKFIVDKNELVLEYNNSRFIITENGKPLKINAPDGSSIVL
- a CDS encoding NAD(P)/FAD-dependent oxidoreductase yields the protein MTKLLVLGGRFAGLTAAYTAKRLLGDKIDVTLINNTPYAAFRPGMPHVSIGVFKAEDLLVDLGTALPAKGIKFKQGTVTKIDAKKNRVEYDDPSGHKQTEDYDYLVVGFGAKLGIEHIKGWHEYGNSVCEPDYATALHEKLEKFQGGNIAIGSGIFYQGTLTPRGTYPKNWAAPADSACEGPVFEMSLMIPAYLKKRGILDKTHITIFSPGEEILTDISKESRGVVKSLYSSQGFDMVWNFKLAEVRKDEIVSEDGKTIKADIAIILPPYEHNDAVTNSTPDLFDDGGFIPTDAHMRSIKYDNIYACGDANQMTVPKLGYLAVQTSRIAMQDLANRLGVPTKIDEYHPEVVCIADNPLEGFAIAVNDTTFYGGTKGLAVPSPTNHMKKELFTKYFMWTNGDMALDKYLASW
- the lipB gene encoding lipoyl(octanoyl) transferase LipB, giving the protein MTSKINYYIDLKRFDYKKCLDIQYRLVSMRKNDLIGNTIIFVEHDPVYTIGRKADPRNYSNVNVIRTDRGGDITYHGPGQLVSYFIFDVRINGKKEVKTFLNNIENVYINLLKNLGYSASTGDEPGIWIEKNGKLKKVASIGMAIDDYVSYHGVALNINKEVLNGFIKINPCGLPPAVMDYIDIKRDDAIDLIIKEIEKIYGKFNKIEYEGLIS
- a CDS encoding alpha-ketoacid dehydrogenase subunit beta — protein: MTEMNMVKALNSALDTMLERDKNVILLGEDIAKDGGVFRVTDGLYAKYGGERVISTPLSELGIVGMGIGMAMDGLRPVPEIQFLDFIYTAMDQIVSQMAKIRYRTNGDYTLPMVLRTPYGGGVSGGPYHSQSSEAYFAHTAGLVVVTPSNPYDAKGLLISAIESNDPVMFLEPKRIYYSIKNDVPDNYYKVDIGRAKRILEGDDVTLITYGPMVPLVKSVVQKNNVNADVIDLITLNPFDVNSIINSVKRTGRAVIVHEAPKMFGAGAEIAATIAEKAIDYLQAPILRVTGMDIPVPFILEDYYVPNEKRIMNAINKVINY
- a CDS encoding cob(I)yrinic acid a,c-diamide adenosyltransferase, with translation MFTRRGDAGETDTGLRVRIGKDSPLVEFQGTLDELNSFIGLAIVTSKWDDIKNDLDLIQNDIFLIGEDVTAMGTHRTISEDRVKWLESRVFDYRREIGKIKLFVIPGGSQEAATLHVARSVARRSERIAVYLSKQTQVNKYILIYLNRLSSLLFMHALVSNKRLGIDERIWDIRRES
- a CDS encoding CBS domain-containing protein gives rise to the protein MVLYAEDIMHRDNRVYDPDTDCLTASKIMSDERHGYIIIGKNGKPEGIITEWDLINKVLARNINPEGIKLKEIMSTNLISVSSKTPMDKIADIMAINGIRRLLVIENGKFLGVITSRDILRFFHDYVKDVVDIASKFGIR
- a CDS encoding NAD-dependent epimerase/dehydratase family protein, producing MKGKKILITGGAGFIGSNMVERLVNDNDVTVIDFTDNIKYIKDFLHNKNFHFINNDLLKYEIKDKFDIIIHLAANSDVRSGSNDPMLDFNENVVLTQNLLEYMRRYDVNEMIFSSSSTVYGEASIMPTPESYGPCMPISSYGSSKLANEAFISAYSHYYGIKASMFRFANVVGKNSTHGVIHDFIMKLKNNPNELEILGDGTQRKSYIHVSDCINAMLLIHERIQKTDVINLGNHGTTSVKTIADYVTSAMNLENVRYNYTGGYNGRGWKGDIKYAELSIEKMESLGYRNKYDSDQSVRLAVSEILKQY